TTGTGCTTCTGCTTCAAATAGGCGTTGAGCAATAGAAGAACCCAGGCCGTGGGTATTTCCCACTGTGGAGGGTGTCTAATGACCAGAGCTTGGGCTTATGTCATTGGCTTCCCTGGAAATAAACCCCCCCACACCCACCGCACACTGTCAGCAACACACAGTTTTATACCAGTGAGCTTGCCTGCCTCCTGGCTTTTCCTGGAAAAGGCATTTCTAGCAATGTCTACCAAACTTGGCCTCATGCCTAGTTATGTGCATGAGTCAAGTTTCACAGTGGGGCTCTGAGCAGTCCCCCTCACAGGTTTTGTTCATACCCTGGACTGAGACTGTGAGCAGCCCTTTCCCCCAACAGAGTGGTGGATGGGAGCCATATACCATGGTTGTCTTGTATTTAACCCTTGTTATGGGCAGACCAGAAGGAGAAAAGAACCAGCAGGGAGCCAGGAGTGGGGAACATCTCCCCTCTGCTTCCTAGGTTTCTTTGCTCACCTGCTCTGGACTCAGGGTGGGTTTGGATATTCCCCAGCTGAGCACAGCCTTCCCTTATTTTAAAGGTGGAGGATCAACACCATAATCTGTAGGAAGCCTGATTTCATCATACCTGTGGTTTGCAATGTACAGGGGTAAAAACAAGTTGCTCCTACTTTGAGCCTTCAGTAAAGAGATTTAGTTATTCTCTTTGTAAGATCTTGATGAGCCCCAACCAGCCATGTTTCCAAGACTCCAAGTCCTGCTCTGGATCAGAAAAGGTCTCTGCTAACTTCTGTCTTCACAGTGTATTCTGAAGGGCTCTGTGGTTTACTCATTCATCCAGGTAGTTGTCATCATTTCTAGATTTGCTTTTGCTATTTTGGCTACCAGTGCTCACAGACCCAATGCTCCCCAAACGGGAAAACACCCCACAAGAATAAGCAAGATCGGAGGCTACAGCTGTGTGAGGAGCTCTTGGGGGTCACAGTGTGGACAACCTGGTGAACAAAGGAGCATGCCTTCTCTGGCCACCCCCTGTAGTCAACCAgtctctgtgtctaatagaagaaaaagtaggtcctaatcttcatcatgtggtattaggccctaacttccttaataagactcctatagcataagaattaaaaccaagaatcaataaatgggatggattcaaactaaaaacttttttctcggcaaaagaaaaaaatctgtgaggtgaacagagagcctacatcttgggagcaaatctctACCcgtcacacatcagatagagcactagggtatataaagaactcaaaaagctaggcaccaaaaaaaaataataataacctaatcaataaatgggccagggaactgaacagacacttctcagaagaggatatacaatcaatcaaaaaatatatgaaaaagtgttcatcatctctagcaattagagaaatgcaaatcaaaactactccaagatatcatctcactccagtcagaatggcagctattatgaagacaaacaacaagaagtgttggcgagcatgtggggaaaatggtacactcctacattgctggtgggactgcaaattggtgcaactattatggaaagcagtatggagattccttgaaaatctgggaatggaaccaccatttgacccagctatcccattcctcagtctatacccaaaggacttaaaatcaccattctacagggacacagccacatcaatgtttatagcagcacaattcacaatagctaaactgtggaaccaacctagatgcccttcagtataagaatggataaaaaaaaatgtggcatatatacacaatggaatattactgagcaataaaagagaataaaaacatggcatttgcaggtaaatggatgatgttagagaagataatgctaagtgaagttagccagtcccaaaaaaacaaatgccgaatgtttctctgatataaggaggctgactcatagtgcggtagggagggagaacatgggaggaatagatgaactctagatagggcagaggggtgggagggaaagagagggggcaggatattagcaaggatggtggaatgtgatagacatcattatccaaagtacatgtatgaagacacgaattggtgtcaacatactttatatacaaccagagatatgaaaaattgtgctgtatacgtgtaataagaattgtaatgcattcgactgtcatttattttttttaaataaataaaataaaataaaaaagagagagccCTGGAATCTGAATAACCTGGGAGCTACTTCTAGACTACACAAGTCCCAGAGTTTTATAAATTGTTGAATTAGTTGCTGTTATCAGGGAGACTGTATTTGGCCATAAGTAGAAAACTGTGTTCTCAGGGATAGAGGCAATTGTTAGGAAGCCTGCTAGTGGTACTCCCAGGCCTGAGCAGCAGACCCTGGATGTCCTCTAGGAGTCTGGCCTTTCCATCCTGCTGTCCTTTCACTCTGGGGAGTTGTCACTGTGGTCACAGGTGGCTATGCAACCTTGAGCATGGTTCTTGCCGTTCCCTGGCAAGAAACTAGAGGCAAAGATAGATCACTTTCCTTTCATCAGGAAGGGAACACTTTTCCAGAAATCACCATGTACACAcagccttccctttccttctccattGCCGTAGATAGAGGAAACTAGGCCATTCCCCAGGCCTGAGCTCTTTGCTGTCCCACACAAAACCAGGGCAACTGGCCATGTCTTGCCACATATCCAGTACTTCCAGATCAGAATGCTTCACTGTCACCTCTGAGTGGCTGGTTTTGCTTGAGAGATAGGAAGCTCTATCAGCACCaaaccttccctccctcctgcagcCCACAGTGGGAAGCCCAGCACCCCATTTCACCCCTCTTTGCACTCAGTTTTGCTGCCTGGCTCTTCTGAGGTCTCTCAGTACTAAAACTTCAGATTTCAAGATTAGAGCAAGAATGCTTTCTTGCCTGCTGTGTACAAAGCCAGTGTTTGGGAAAATGTTGCAATTCTGAGTCACTTTATAAATTTATGTTCTGGGAGCATTTGTCTTTAGGACAGTTATGGAAAGCTGATCTTGCAGTGTCATGCTATTTAGACCCTCAGGTAAGAGTCTGGAATCTTTGGGTTAGCCTACTTGAACTTTCCACTTGTAGCAACACTTTGGTTGTGGACAGAACATAGGTGCCTGGGTtccttatgtatgtatgtatgcaggTTTAAAATGTCTTCTACCTCTCATCCATCCCAATCTCAGTGAGCACCTCCAGTGAGGCTTTCGGGTTTCTTCTGTAGTTAGTAGCTGAGAGTTATTACACCACACCTGAGCTTCCCGTTCTGATTCATTGCACTTGCCCTCTTATTCTGCAGTCAGAAACAACATCTTATTTGTCACTGAATGTCTTGAAGCTTAACAGCATCCCAGGCAGATAGTCAGTACTCAGTGTTTAAATGGAAATGTATTTAGTTCATGGGTAGCTTTTGGTGTTTTACTGCTGTAGAAGCCAGTCAAAGATAGAATGTACTTTAAAAGCAGGTACTTGGTCCACTGGAGTACCTGCAGTTAGTCCACAGCTCAGTCCAGAATGCTGTACATAAGGGCACACACACCAGTTGGGAACTCATCAAAGTGGGTCCCCATATTTGTATCTCAAACAACCCAGCATTTGAACTTGACCTCTGAAAAGCTGCTCAGAAAGGAGCGGCCCATGCCTGTGAGCAAGGACATATAAATAGGCACTTCCTCAACAGTTAGGAGCTGAATAAGTGACTAGTGAAAGGGGTGGCCCAAAAATCTGAGGGTCAGAAGAAGGAAGGATTGTGGCATTAATAATCATTTAGAATTTCAGAATAGGTTGATACACATGGCCTGGTCCACCCCGTGAGGGGTCATGCCTAATCTCTGAGTTGCATTCCCCAAGCTACATGGAATGGCAGAGCAGAAATTAGAGGTGAAATTTCCATTTCCCCATGGCTGTCCAGTGACATACAGACAGAACCTACCAAAATCTGGAGAGTCCATTGTGGGAGGATGCTTTTAGGCTTCTCAGGTTGTCACAAGTAAACTAGCTTCTAGGACAGGGAACACATAGCCTGGACGCCTTCCTTATCTAGTTCACTTGACTATACAGCATTCACAGCCAGCTTGAAGGTCCCTGGTTGAGCTGTTGATTCGGATTGAACATAGCAGGCTGAGCAGAACTACCAGTAAATGACAACTTTGTATTTCATGGATGTTCTGTAGAGAAATTCTAAAAATTCCACACCATGGGCAGCCTTCCCCAGACCTCAGCATGCCTGTGACCCATTCTAAGGCTAAGGCAGCCCTGGTCCCAGATAGTTGACCAGGTTTTGAAGGTGTAGGACTCTTGAGCTCTTTCAGAAAGGTGTTAggtggatttttcttttcattatatgttGAGTAAAGTCTAtgtcacttctctctctctttttctttttatcctgtgCCTAGGacaagacatttcaaagaaagtatTAAATTCATTCATGAATGCAGACTCCAAGGTGAGGGCTGTCTGGTGCACTGGTACGTATGTTTCTTTCTGAATAATACCTTACTTAGTATTTTCTGTTTAGCTTGATGTCTCATGAGTGTCtttctctgtgtgattatttcatctCCTAATGTTTTTTCCTAAACCCAGAGTCTCAAACATAATTCCACCTCTCCCAGATATGCATTAGTCATTGCCTGTTTTTGTTCCAACAAAACCCTACctggttttgcttttctttttgttgttttccattttactCACTGTGAGGATTTCTATAGGGACTGTGAGGGTTACTAGTCAACAGACACTGTTTTTTGCTAGCCTGTGTCTTAACATTTCATCAGAACGGCCTCCTGGAAACAGTGTCCCATGGACACCAAGAGACAACTACCAATTCTGTAGATTCATCCATGAAACCTCAGTGACCTTTTCAAAGCATTGTTTCTTCCTAGAGAATTTTGATTGCAAATGTAGGTGTTTAGTAATGTATTACTGTAACACCAATATGACCATTTCCTCTCCATTTACAGCCTGGGGCTTTTATGAGTGTTTGGCTTACTACTTTTCTTTGAAACAATCTAAATAGACTCAGAATTAGTTTATTGACAACTATCTACCTACACTCTTCTATATTTTATAGAGAtggtggagggagagagaaagagagaaacaatgTTGATGCACCCTATCCATGGATTCTGAATTCATGATTCAACCCACCATGAATCAAAATcattcaggaaaagaaaatgttgccTCTATAtgaaacatgtacagactttttttttcttgtcattattccttaagaAATACCACTATTGACATAGCCTTTATGTTGTATTTCTATATTATAATCCAGAGAAGATGTAAAGTATGTAGGAGGATATGTGTgggttctatgcaaatactatgccattttgtttaagggacttgagcattttGGTATCTGGGTTGTGTCCTGGAAACAGTGTCCCATGGACACCAAGAGACaactatgtacacatatacatactgTGAAAAGAAAGTTACTCTACATACTCAACCCAGAGAATGCATATAAAACTCTTGGTCTCATGCCTGGCAAATATTgtgtctggcacatggtaagtTCTCAGGGGAATGTCATTTGTGTTACCAGTAGTAATCATGGTAATAGCTAATTTGTCTGGGGAACTAGTAGTCAACATTCTGGATCCAGGGCTCTGTTGTCTATGAAGGGGGGCTGGACCTGCCCCCTTTCCCTTTGAATAAGGTGTGGCATTAATTATCTTAAAGCACAACAATCTTTTTTGACTTCCCCCAAAACAGCCACCCTTGCAGTGCAAAACTCTTTGAAAATGTGAAGCCAGTTCCTGGGAGTGTTGCTGCTAAGGTTGGTGGCAGCCCTGTCAGGACAGAGAGAACGCATGCATGATAGCCAGAGAAGCCACTTAGGATAACTGCAATGTGTTCTGAAGGCTAGTCAGGGCATGAGCTATTTCAGTGACTTCAAGAGTGGTGTTCTACCAATTTATACAACTTTGAAATAGTgtgatttttcatttcactttttaaaagagtAGGAAATGTGACACATACAAATGGTTGTTTTTTATGTTCAGTTACATTTGACTTTAAAGCACCTACGAGTGCATTTGGAGGTAAAATAAAGGGGAGTTCTGAAATTCCAACCCCTAGGCTTTTCCATGCTCCTGGTGAATTCAGATCTTCAGGGTTATAGCCTTGCTACGAGGGTTTAATTTTGTAAAACTCCCTTAGTGTTTTTTATATAAAGTCCTTATATAAAGAACTACTACTTAGGAGTAAGGTAGtggtggtattattattattattaattattttattattatttaaatatgtgttGGCCAGATAGTCTAGAAATTCTTATTTCACACCACCATATACATCTAATTATAAGGCTTTTCTAAAAATGAGACATTTGCTAGACTTCCCAATCTTAAACCGTTGCTGGAACACTCTAAGTCTGTCAAAGCACAACTTTTCTATGGTTGCCTTAAtttgcatatgtattttaaattggtctctatgttagtcaactttgtgccactgtgaccagaatactagacaagaacaactgagaggaggaaaagtttattttagctcgcAGTTTAAGAGGATTCAGTCCACGGTTGGCCAGCTTCCCGGCAGAagtatcatggcagaagggcccaACAGAGGAAAGTTGCTCTGCTTATGTCAACctagaaacagagagagggagagaatgggGTCCCGGAGAAAATAAACCCCTCCAGGCATGCCCTCGGTAACCTGCTTCTTCCAACTAAGTCCTACCTCTCAGTAGTCCATCCAGctaccagtggattaatctatcatgtgaattaattcactgatgaggtcagagcccacATGATCCAATCAGTGCCTGTGAACCTTGCTACCCTACGGACCATGTTTTTaatatgagcttttggaagacatcccagatccaaaccataatagtttCCTTACTTAGCCTGCTGGAGTTGACCGTTAGTGCCTGACCCCAGGCCCCAAAGCACTTGCAGTGTGCCTGCTCTAGTATTCTGCTCAATTATgtcaaaaaaacacaaaagtaaGATTTGCTAAGGGCTTCTGGATTTCATGGGTtctaaaaatcagttttattccTCATGTCGCTAAGAAAACCAAaccagacttttaaaaaacatgacaCATTCTAAACTAATGCAGTTTATAAATGAACTTGTTCCACAGGTCCAGGAAGCCTCAAGTCCCCTTGGTATGTTTGAGTTATTTTATTTGACCAAAAAAATAGGAAGTGTCTGAGAAGAGGTTCAGGAGCAATTGAACATCATAAGGTAGAAGTGTCTGTAGCTCTATCCTATAGAAAATCAATGAAGCATGAGGCCAAAATGTTTAAAGGATGCCTGAGATCTAGTGGCACAGAGTAGGGGGAAACTGTTATGTTTCCAAAGGATTTCCTGATAACATACTTTCATGCTGTCCATGTGTAATCCAAAGCAGGAAGACTCCCTAAAATGAGATGCTCtgaatccccagccccaaatgggTTGGGTGACAGACACATGGTTCCAAAACTGCCCTTGCACTCATGACCCTCTCCATTCTGCAGCTTGGCTGGGGTCTCCAGGAGTGTGACGCTGGTGATTGCTTATATCATGACCGTCACGGACTTTGGCTGGGAGGATGCCCTGCACACCGTGCGTGCAGGGAGATCCTGTGCCAACCCCAATCTGGGCTTCCAGAGGCAGCTCCAGGAGTTTGAGAAACATGAAGTCCACCAGGTAAGCA
This portion of the Marmota flaviventris isolate mMarFla1 chromosome 6, mMarFla1.hap1, whole genome shotgun sequence genome encodes:
- the Dusp22 gene encoding dual specificity protein phosphatase 22 isoform X4, coding for MLEGVKYLCIPAADSPSQNLTRHFKESIKFIHECRLQGEGCLVHCLAGVSRSVTLVIAYIMTVTDFGWEDALHTVRAGRSCANPNLGFQRQLQEFEKHEVHQYRQWLKEEYGENPLRDAEEAKNILGKYKEQGRVESQPGTRRWSSFSALPPLAYNNYTTET